The following are encoded together in the Mumia sp. Pv4-285 genome:
- a CDS encoding DUF456 domain-containing protein gives MGTLGTVLVGLAIVVGLAGIIVPILPGSLLILVAIGVWAIGVGEPTGWVVLGLATLVYAVALVVQYAIPGKRLNRAGVPGLAMLVGGLCGIVGFFVIPFVGLFVGFVLGVYLFEVGRNRTHTAAWESTKHAMKAAGLSILIELAGGLVSATLWVVGVVLV, from the coding sequence ATGGGAACCCTCGGCACCGTCCTCGTCGGCCTCGCGATCGTCGTGGGGCTGGCGGGCATCATCGTGCCGATCCTGCCCGGCTCACTGCTCATCTTGGTCGCGATCGGAGTGTGGGCGATCGGTGTCGGCGAGCCGACCGGCTGGGTCGTGCTCGGGCTGGCAACGCTCGTGTACGCCGTCGCGCTGGTCGTGCAGTACGCGATCCCCGGCAAGCGCCTGAACCGTGCCGGTGTGCCGGGTCTCGCCATGCTCGTCGGCGGACTCTGCGGCATCGTCGGCTTCTTCGTGATCCCGTTCGTGGGGCTGTTCGTGGGCTTCGTCCTGGGCGTGTATCTCTTCGAGGTCGGCCGCAACCGCACCCACACCGCCGCATGGGAGTCGACGAAGCACGCGATGAAGGCCGCTGGTCTCTCGATCCTCATCGAGCTCGCGGGGGGGCTCGTGTCTGCGACCCTCTGGGTCGTCGGCGTCGTCCTGGTCTGA
- a CDS encoding beta-class carbonic anhydrase yields the protein MTPGPDTPGSATHGSDKDGFADLLAANRAYSDSFDLAGFDGVARAGVAIVTCMDSRIDPLRMVGLEPGDAKILRNPGGRVTEQVLVALVLGANLLKVDRVMVVEHTRCAMASASESALQARIGEATGTDATWMFLGAINDQRAELAESVHKINSHPLIPPHVKAGGFLYDVDSGLLEHVV from the coding sequence ATGACTCCAGGCCCTGACACGCCAGGCTCCGCTACGCACGGCTCGGACAAGGACGGGTTCGCGGATCTGCTCGCCGCGAACCGTGCCTACTCCGACAGCTTCGACCTCGCCGGTTTCGACGGCGTCGCGCGTGCCGGTGTCGCGATCGTGACCTGCATGGACTCCCGGATCGACCCTCTCCGGATGGTGGGTCTCGAACCCGGTGACGCCAAGATCCTGCGCAACCCCGGCGGGCGGGTGACGGAGCAGGTGCTCGTCGCGCTCGTCCTGGGCGCCAACCTGCTGAAGGTCGACCGCGTGATGGTCGTCGAGCACACGCGTTGCGCGATGGCCAGCGCGTCGGAGTCGGCGCTGCAGGCCCGGATCGGCGAGGCGACGGGCACCGACGCGACGTGGATGTTCCTGGGCGCGATCAACGACCAGCGCGCCGAGCTCGCCGAGTCGGTGCACAAGATCAACTCGCACCCGTTGATCCCGCCGCACGTCAAGGCGGGCGGGTTCCTCTACGACGTCGACTCGGGGCTGCTCGAGCACGTCGTGTGA
- a CDS encoding rhomboid family intramembrane serine protease yields the protein MSTTSTPARRSYLGPTIPVLVMLGAMWLLEIVDALPGVVLDQHGIRPRDADGLYGIAAAPFLHGGFDHLIANTTAFLVLGILLSYTAPSRFWPATLGIVLIGGLGTWLIGAPYTIHIGASGLVYGYAAFLVFWGIVTRRIISVLVAVVVAVMYGGIVGGVLPGQAGISWEGHLMGAVAGVLMAWWLGRRDNRERRAQRRTSAY from the coding sequence ATGTCCACGACGAGCACGCCCGCACGTCGGTCGTACCTGGGGCCCACGATTCCCGTGCTCGTCATGCTCGGTGCCATGTGGCTGCTCGAGATCGTCGACGCGCTCCCGGGGGTGGTGCTCGACCAGCACGGCATCCGACCGCGAGACGCTGACGGCTTGTACGGGATCGCGGCCGCGCCGTTCCTGCACGGCGGGTTCGACCACCTGATCGCCAACACCACGGCGTTCCTTGTTCTCGGGATCCTTCTGTCGTACACCGCGCCGTCACGGTTCTGGCCCGCCACGCTCGGCATCGTCCTCATCGGCGGGCTCGGCACCTGGCTGATCGGGGCGCCGTACACGATCCACATCGGAGCGAGCGGCCTTGTCTACGGCTACGCGGCCTTCCTCGTCTTCTGGGGGATAGTCACGCGTCGGATCATCTCTGTCCTCGTGGCGGTCGTCGTGGCGGTGATGTACGGCGGGATCGTCGGAGGCGTCCTCCCCGGGCAAGCCGGCATCTCGTGGGAGGGACATCTGATGGGCGCCGTGGCCGGCGTCTTGATGGCGTGGTGGCTCGGACGTCGCGACAATCGTGAACGACGAGCGCAGCGCAGGACGTCGGCGTACTGA
- a CDS encoding DNA gyrase/topoisomerase IV subunit B, whose translation MDKETVIDTEYNARNLLVLEGLEAVRKRPGMYIGSTDTRGLMHCLWEIIDNAVDEALGGFCDRIEVVLHPDGSVEVQDNGRGIPVDTETKTGLSGVEVVFTKLHAGGKFGGGSYVATGGLHGVGASVVNALSERLDVEVAKDGGRWEMSFRRGAPGSFAGDGPDATFTPESGLRKLGRIKKTTTGTRVRYWADHQIFIKGAEFSYDDLVARARQTSFLVPGLEIVLSDERGDVPQKESFKHEGGITEFCEFLAPDPAVSDVLRLSGNGHFTETVPLLDDHGHMTPQDVERDLGVDVALRWGTGYETVTRSYVNIIATPKGGTHITGFDRALTKTFNDVLRANRQLKAGDKDVIKDDILEGLTAVVTVRLAEPQFEGQTKEVLGTPPVTRIVTKVVSDQLKEFLTSNKTAHKAKARAVMEKVVAAARTREMARQQRETQRRKNALESSTLPAKLADCRSNDNERSELFIVEGDSALGTAKAARSAEYQALLPIRGKILNVQKSSVADMLKNTECSSIIQVVGAGSGRTFDVEQARYGRIIFMADADADGAHIRCLLATLFFRYMRPFVEAGRVFSAVPPLHRIELTNPKKGMDKYVYTYSDPELQRKLAELTKKGMRWKDPIQRYKGLGEMDASQLKETTMDPRHRTLRRLTVDDAEEASEVFELLMGNEVAPRKEFIVQGAYELDADRIDA comes from the coding sequence GTGGACAAGGAGACAGTCATCGACACCGAGTACAACGCCCGCAACCTGCTCGTCCTCGAAGGCCTGGAGGCCGTCCGCAAGCGGCCCGGCATGTACATCGGCTCCACCGACACCCGTGGTCTCATGCACTGCCTGTGGGAGATCATCGACAACGCGGTCGACGAGGCCCTGGGCGGCTTCTGCGACCGGATCGAGGTCGTCCTGCACCCGGACGGTTCGGTCGAGGTCCAGGACAACGGGCGCGGCATCCCGGTCGACACCGAGACCAAGACGGGCCTGAGTGGCGTCGAGGTCGTCTTCACCAAGCTGCACGCGGGTGGCAAGTTCGGCGGTGGATCGTACGTCGCGACCGGTGGCCTGCACGGCGTCGGCGCCTCGGTGGTCAACGCGTTGTCCGAGCGGCTCGACGTCGAGGTCGCCAAGGATGGCGGGCGCTGGGAGATGTCGTTCCGTCGTGGCGCTCCCGGCTCGTTCGCCGGCGACGGCCCCGACGCGACGTTCACGCCCGAGAGCGGCCTGCGCAAGCTCGGTCGGATCAAGAAGACGACCACCGGCACGCGGGTCCGCTACTGGGCCGACCACCAGATCTTCATCAAGGGCGCCGAGTTCTCGTACGACGACCTCGTCGCGCGCGCCCGCCAGACGTCGTTCCTGGTGCCCGGTCTCGAGATCGTCCTCAGCGACGAGCGAGGCGACGTCCCCCAGAAGGAGTCGTTCAAGCACGAGGGCGGCATCACCGAGTTCTGCGAGTTCCTCGCTCCCGACCCTGCGGTCTCCGACGTCCTGCGCCTCTCGGGCAACGGCCACTTCACCGAGACCGTGCCGCTGCTCGACGACCATGGCCACATGACGCCGCAGGACGTCGAGCGCGACCTCGGGGTCGACGTGGCACTGCGGTGGGGGACCGGCTACGAGACCGTGACCCGGTCGTACGTCAACATCATCGCGACGCCGAAGGGCGGCACCCACATCACGGGCTTCGACCGCGCCCTCACCAAGACGTTCAACGACGTGCTGCGCGCCAACCGGCAGCTCAAGGCGGGTGACAAGGACGTCATCAAGGACGACATCCTCGAGGGCCTGACCGCCGTCGTGACCGTCCGGCTGGCGGAGCCTCAGTTCGAGGGGCAGACCAAGGAGGTGCTCGGCACCCCACCGGTCACGCGCATCGTCACGAAGGTCGTGTCCGACCAGCTCAAGGAGTTCCTCACCTCGAACAAGACCGCCCACAAGGCGAAGGCCCGGGCTGTCATGGAGAAGGTCGTCGCGGCGGCCCGGACCCGCGAGATGGCTCGGCAGCAGCGGGAGACGCAGCGACGCAAGAACGCGCTCGAGTCGAGCACGCTGCCCGCCAAGCTGGCCGACTGCCGGAGCAACGACAACGAGCGCAGCGAGCTGTTCATCGTGGAGGGTGACTCTGCGCTCGGTACGGCGAAGGCGGCGCGGTCTGCCGAGTACCAGGCGCTGCTCCCCATCCGCGGCAAGATCCTCAACGTCCAGAAGTCGTCGGTCGCCGACATGCTCAAGAACACCGAGTGCTCGTCGATCATCCAGGTCGTCGGCGCGGGGTCCGGGCGGACGTTCGACGTCGAGCAGGCTCGGTACGGGCGCATCATCTTCATGGCCGACGCCGATGCCGACGGCGCCCACATCCGCTGCCTGCTGGCGACGCTGTTCTTCCGCTACATGCGGCCGTTCGTCGAGGCGGGCCGTGTCTTCTCCGCGGTGCCCCCGCTGCACCGCATCGAGCTGACGAACCCGAAGAAGGGGATGGACAAGTACGTCTACACGTACTCCGACCCCGAGCTCCAGCGGAAGCTCGCCGAGCTGACGAAGAAGGGCATGCGCTGGAAGGACCCGATCCAGCGCTACAAGGGCCTCGGCGAGATGGACGCGAGCCAGCTCAAGGAGACCACGATGGATCCTCGGCATCGGACGTTGCGCCGGCTCACCGTCGATGACGCGGAGGAGGCGAGCGAGGTCTTCGAGCTCTTGATGGGCAACGAGGTCGCGCCGCGCAAGGAGTTCATCGTCCAGGGCGCGTACGAGCTGGATGCCGACCGCATCGACGCGTAG
- a CDS encoding MFS transporter yields the protein MAVAFAAADTYVVVLALPDMMTAAGLGLDELQRAAPIVSGFLLGYVAVLPLVGRIADLRGRRPVLVGSLVLFAVGSVVTAAADGLAPMVVGRFLQGVGGGGLVPATLALVADLWPPRRRGVPLGVVGAVQELGSVVGPLYGAVVLAVADWRAIFWLNCAAGLVLAAAIAVSGRRSRSSTPPPSRSSAPSLPDLLGALLAVLAVSALALAIAQPAALRDDVEIGTLFLPTLGESRWTTPIALITYALIAAFVVREATARRPLVAVRTWPATARAVDLLGALLLAVVLGCVIVAFASADPERSVVSPAAPWLLVIAAGSAVAFVVRQRTAKAPLIPSGTLRARPAWGALVVSLFVGAALIAALVDVPFFARLTEHRDSQLAAALVLVEFLIAIPIGAVIGGYATRRVQPGWIAASGMALACGCFVVMAGWERDALTHPSSVVVLALAGLGFGLAVAPVNAALLDATPAPTHGIASALVVVARMVGMLVGISALTSWGLSAYHSAVEDIPSLSELCPGSDTTCKAYNGALIDAGIVQLSTVFTGAAICAGIAAVASLVLLSGGRADRRGEAS from the coding sequence GTGGCTGTGGCGTTCGCGGCAGCGGACACGTACGTCGTCGTGCTCGCGCTGCCCGACATGATGACGGCCGCGGGGCTCGGGCTCGACGAGCTCCAGCGGGCGGCGCCGATCGTCTCCGGGTTCCTCCTGGGCTACGTGGCGGTGCTGCCGCTGGTCGGTCGGATCGCCGACCTGCGGGGACGCCGGCCGGTCCTGGTCGGCTCGCTGGTCCTCTTCGCGGTCGGGTCGGTGGTCACGGCTGCGGCCGACGGCCTCGCGCCCATGGTCGTCGGACGCTTCCTGCAAGGCGTGGGAGGCGGCGGGCTCGTTCCCGCCACTCTCGCCCTGGTCGCCGACCTCTGGCCGCCACGTCGCCGAGGAGTGCCGCTCGGCGTCGTCGGGGCGGTTCAGGAGCTGGGCAGCGTCGTCGGCCCCCTGTACGGCGCAGTAGTGCTCGCGGTCGCCGACTGGCGGGCGATCTTCTGGCTCAACTGCGCGGCCGGCCTGGTCCTCGCTGCCGCCATCGCCGTATCCGGCCGCCGCTCCCGCTCGTCGACGCCGCCGCCTTCCCGCTCGTCGGCGCCATCCCTTCCCGACCTCCTCGGCGCCCTCCTGGCAGTGCTCGCCGTCTCAGCGCTCGCGCTGGCGATCGCGCAACCCGCGGCCCTGCGGGACGACGTCGAGATCGGCACGCTCTTCCTCCCGACGCTCGGCGAGTCGCGGTGGACGACCCCGATCGCGCTGATCACCTACGCGCTGATCGCGGCCTTCGTCGTCCGCGAGGCCACCGCTCGGCGTCCCCTGGTCGCCGTACGTACCTGGCCGGCGACGGCCAGGGCGGTCGACCTGCTCGGCGCACTGCTGCTCGCGGTGGTGCTCGGCTGCGTGATCGTCGCGTTCGCGTCGGCCGATCCGGAGCGCAGCGTGGTGTCGCCTGCTGCGCCGTGGCTGCTGGTGATCGCAGCGGGTTCCGCCGTGGCCTTCGTCGTCCGCCAACGCACGGCCAAGGCTCCACTCATCCCGAGCGGCACGTTGCGCGCGCGGCCGGCGTGGGGTGCCCTCGTCGTGTCGCTGTTCGTCGGCGCGGCGTTGATCGCCGCACTCGTCGACGTGCCGTTCTTCGCGCGGCTCACCGAGCACCGCGACTCGCAGCTCGCGGCGGCGCTGGTCCTGGTGGAGTTCCTGATCGCGATCCCGATCGGCGCCGTCATCGGTGGCTACGCGACTCGGCGCGTCCAGCCGGGCTGGATCGCGGCGAGCGGCATGGCGCTCGCCTGCGGCTGCTTCGTCGTGATGGCTGGATGGGAGCGCGACGCTCTCACCCATCCCTCGTCGGTCGTGGTGCTTGCGCTCGCCGGCTTGGGCTTCGGCCTCGCGGTCGCACCGGTCAACGCCGCCCTCCTGGATGCCACGCCGGCACCGACCCACGGGATCGCGTCGGCGCTGGTGGTCGTCGCCCGCATGGTCGGGATGCTCGTCGGCATCTCGGCACTGACCTCGTGGGGACTCAGCGCGTACCACTCGGCTGTCGAGGACATCCCGTCGTTGTCCGAGCTCTGCCCAGGGTCCGACACGACCTGCAAGGCCTACAACGGAGCCTTGATCGATGCCGGGATCGTCCAGCTCAGCACCGTGTTCACCGGCGCGGCGATCTGCGCCGGGATCGCCGCCGTCGCCTCCCTCGTGCTCCTCTCGGGAGGTCGCGCCGACCGCCGAGGCGAGGCGTCGTAG
- a CDS encoding DUF7455 domain-containing protein gives MTTTVAPTAALSAADRCDRCGAQAYVRAELASGFELLFCAHHARAHDEKLREVAATIHDESDRLTTTTPATAPAEEH, from the coding sequence GTGACAACTACTGTCGCCCCCACCGCTGCCCTCAGCGCCGCTGATCGTTGCGACCGTTGTGGAGCCCAGGCCTACGTACGAGCCGAGCTCGCCAGCGGCTTCGAGCTCTTGTTCTGCGCCCACCACGCCCGTGCGCACGACGAGAAGCTTCGTGAGGTCGCCGCGACCATCCACGACGAGAGCGACCGCCTCACGACCACCACCCCGGCGACGGCGCCGGCCGAGGAGCACTGA
- a CDS encoding universal stress protein, with amino-acid sequence MGTIVVGYVPKPEGHAALARAVEEAKLRGAQLVVVNSHRGGRDFDDEDAVKTEEQLAEVRGRLADSGVESEVRQLVRGMDPADDLIKVADEVGAEFIVIGLRRRSPVGKLILGSNAQRVLLDATCPVLAVKATS; translated from the coding sequence ATGGGCACGATCGTCGTGGGTTACGTCCCCAAGCCCGAGGGTCACGCTGCGCTGGCGCGTGCCGTGGAGGAGGCGAAGCTCAGGGGAGCACAGCTCGTCGTGGTGAACTCCCACCGCGGTGGACGCGACTTCGACGACGAGGATGCCGTCAAGACCGAGGAGCAGCTCGCTGAGGTCCGCGGCCGGCTCGCGGACTCGGGTGTCGAGTCCGAGGTACGCCAGCTCGTGCGAGGCATGGATCCCGCTGACGACCTGATCAAGGTCGCCGACGAGGTGGGGGCCGAGTTCATCGTGATCGGTCTCCGTCGCAGGTCGCCCGTCGGCAAGCTCATCCTGGGCAGCAACGCGCAGCGGGTCCTGCTGGACGCGACGTGCCCGGTGCTCGCGGTCAAGGCGACGAGCTGA
- a CDS encoding phytase has product MARPLPRNRPLPQNHPFPHARPRAAVLATAAVVGALGLAATLPAAATTDRSPKSRPVTATVETRSVFDDDAGGNADADDPAIWVAPRDRSKSLVLGTLKNGGLDAYDLRGRLVEHVDAPVAPGDDLESSRFNNVDIATGVRISGERKDIAVVTDRGRDRLRFYTIDGSGIRRGDVLRDITASGAPRLFSPDEASVEEQATGYGLTVRPDPRGGLPYVVVSQRHRTTVGLFRVVVTSSGTITYRAVDDVVLPTTFPLAGGGSWTPCGEPGEAPQVEGMVVDIKSDVLYAAQEDVGVWRVPMGRDGLGKPDLVERVREFGAPAAYDPETEECTTTGTSPASGEHLTADAEGLTIAYGRNGERTLIASSQGDSTFSRFRIERGWRYVDTFAVVDSAASDGVQHSDGAAVVTTPLGREYPRGLLVTHDGENAPDITGTDGEVRVSTNFKLVDLGKVGRF; this is encoded by the coding sequence GTGGCCCGTCCGCTACCTCGCAACCGACCGCTGCCTCAGAACCATCCGTTCCCCCACGCCCGTCCTCGCGCAGCGGTCCTGGCCACTGCCGCCGTCGTCGGTGCACTCGGCCTGGCAGCCACGCTCCCTGCCGCGGCGACCACCGACCGCTCGCCAAAGTCGCGGCCGGTGACCGCGACCGTCGAGACACGATCAGTCTTCGACGACGACGCAGGCGGCAACGCCGACGCCGACGACCCGGCCATCTGGGTTGCACCTCGTGACCGTTCCAAGAGCCTCGTTCTCGGCACCCTCAAGAACGGCGGCCTCGACGCCTACGACCTGCGCGGCCGACTCGTCGAGCACGTCGACGCACCGGTCGCGCCTGGCGACGATCTGGAGTCCAGCCGGTTCAACAACGTCGACATCGCGACCGGCGTCCGCATCAGCGGGGAGCGGAAGGACATCGCTGTCGTCACGGACCGCGGCCGCGACCGCCTGCGCTTCTACACCATCGACGGATCGGGCATCCGCCGGGGCGACGTCCTCCGAGACATCACCGCCTCCGGGGCACCCCGCCTGTTCTCACCCGACGAGGCCTCCGTCGAGGAGCAGGCCACCGGGTACGGGCTCACCGTGCGCCCGGATCCACGCGGCGGCCTCCCGTACGTGGTCGTCAGCCAGCGCCATCGCACCACCGTGGGTCTGTTCCGCGTAGTCGTGACGTCGAGCGGCACGATCACGTACCGGGCCGTCGACGACGTCGTGCTCCCCACGACGTTCCCGCTTGCGGGGGGTGGGTCGTGGACCCCGTGCGGTGAGCCCGGCGAAGCACCGCAGGTCGAAGGCATGGTCGTGGATATCAAGTCCGACGTTCTGTACGCCGCTCAGGAGGACGTCGGCGTCTGGCGCGTCCCGATGGGCCGTGACGGACTGGGCAAGCCCGACCTCGTCGAGCGGGTCCGGGAGTTCGGTGCACCAGCGGCGTACGACCCCGAGACCGAGGAGTGCACGACCACCGGCACGTCGCCGGCCAGCGGCGAGCACCTGACCGCCGACGCCGAGGGCCTCACCATCGCGTACGGCCGCAACGGTGAGCGGACGTTGATCGCCTCGAGCCAGGGCGACAGCACGTTCTCGCGCTTCCGGATCGAGCGAGGCTGGCGCTACGTCGACACCTTCGCGGTCGTCGACTCCGCAGCATCCGACGGGGTCCAGCACAGTGATGGTGCTGCCGTCGTCACGACGCCGCTCGGCCGCGAGTATCCCCGAGGCCTACTGGTCACCCACGACGGCGAGAACGCGCCCGACATCACTGGCACCGACGGCGAGGTGCGAGTGAGCACGAACTTCAAGCTCGTCGACCTCGGCAAGGTCGGCCGGTTCTGA
- a CDS encoding RNA polymerase sigma factor, producing the protein MVSAPDSGARKTVLAEAAAPRTTVKASTAQGAAKKATAKAAPAKKAAAPAKKAAAPAKKAAAKKTAAKKAAGTTAEVDVTAGAIIVDENGKKVLPDISDEVFEKDLKTDPTLKEDEATGFTISAADETDEPAQQVTVAGATADPVKDYLKQIGKVSLLNAGQEVELAKRIEAGLFAEEQLATAKRLSESMREELEWIVEDGRRAKNHLLEANLRLVVSLAKRYTGRGMLFLDLIQEGNLGLIRAVEKFDYTKGFKFSTYATWWIRQAITRAMADQARTIRIPVHMVEVINKLARVQRQMLQDLGREPTPEELDMTPEKVVEVQKYGREPISLHTPLGEDGDSEFGDLIEDSEAIVPADAVSFTLLQEQLHAVLDTLSEREAGVVSMRFGLTDGQPKTLDEIGKVYGVTRERIRQIESKTMSKLRHPSRSQVLRDYLD; encoded by the coding sequence GTGGTTTCAGCGCCCGACAGTGGAGCACGTAAGACGGTCCTCGCGGAGGCAGCAGCCCCCCGAACCACGGTGAAGGCCTCGACCGCCCAGGGCGCGGCGAAGAAGGCCACCGCCAAGGCCGCTCCTGCCAAGAAGGCAGCGGCACCTGCGAAGAAGGCGGCCGCGCCCGCCAAGAAGGCCGCGGCCAAGAAGACGGCCGCCAAGAAGGCCGCTGGCACGACCGCCGAGGTCGACGTCACCGCCGGCGCGATCATCGTCGACGAGAACGGCAAGAAGGTTCTTCCGGACATCTCCGACGAGGTCTTCGAGAAGGATCTCAAGACTGATCCGACGCTCAAGGAGGACGAGGCCACCGGCTTCACGATCTCCGCGGCCGACGAGACCGACGAGCCGGCGCAGCAGGTCACCGTCGCCGGTGCGACCGCCGACCCGGTCAAGGACTACCTCAAGCAGATCGGCAAGGTCTCGCTGCTCAACGCCGGCCAGGAGGTCGAGCTCGCGAAGCGGATCGAAGCCGGTCTCTTCGCCGAGGAGCAGCTCGCCACCGCCAAGCGGCTCTCGGAGTCGATGCGCGAAGAGCTCGAGTGGATCGTCGAGGACGGCCGCCGCGCCAAGAACCACCTGCTCGAGGCCAACCTGCGACTCGTCGTGTCGCTGGCCAAGCGCTACACCGGCCGCGGGATGCTGTTCCTGGACCTCATCCAGGAAGGCAACCTCGGTCTGATCCGTGCGGTCGAGAAGTTCGACTACACCAAGGGCTTCAAGTTCTCGACCTACGCGACGTGGTGGATCCGTCAGGCGATCACCCGCGCCATGGCCGACCAGGCCCGCACCATCCGCATCCCGGTCCACATGGTCGAGGTCATCAACAAGCTCGCTCGGGTCCAGCGTCAGATGCTGCAGGACCTGGGTCGCGAGCCCACTCCGGAGGAGCTCGACATGACCCCGGAGAAGGTCGTCGAGGTCCAGAAGTACGGTCGCGAGCCGATCAGCCTCCACACGCCGCTCGGCGAGGACGGCGACTCCGAGTTCGGCGACCTCATCGAGGACTCCGAAGCGATCGTCCCGGCTGACGCCGTCTCCTTCACGCTCCTGCAGGAGCAGCTCCACGCGGTCCTCGACACGCTCTCCGAGCGCGAGGCGGGCGTGGTGTCGATGCGCTTCGGTCTGACCGACGGCCAGCCCAAGACGCTCGACGAGATCGGCAAGGTCTACGGCGTGACCCGTGAGCGGATCCGCCAGATCGAGTCGAAGACGATGAGCAAGCTGCGTCACCCGTCGCGCTCGCAGGTCCTGCGCGACTACCTCGACTGA
- a CDS encoding HNH endonuclease signature motif containing protein codes for MIEQGVSSARPEGDPPPDGGFADAVLDALLERVGEVVAHALAVVADAHESHLAAGAAEVEVIAACESVVRIAQGIQHDAVSALEHRRASTEAEPGPVSDRNRARSLRAEVGMARGVGNGAGQHALDVAVALREHPMTHALLRDGAISAAVAAAVCAETASLDRRLRRRVDELLAASLVGMSVREASAAARRHVLALDAEGGAARAQAARATRHVRLRRLPDAMAELTVRAPAEHAISAWRRLHRDAVSSPGSRLDRTTRQIAADLAVEALIGVSVGDPDGSSPVLPAEVGLLMRPETLFGSEDTPGVLDGYGPIPAALCRRLAGREASWVRRLFTDDHGDPRDADDRRRRFPARLARLIRTTDGQCLRPYCDCDITDIDHVHRHSSGGPTAVVNGQGACSHDNLVKETRGWAVRTSASGRDDAGDGDRAAAGAGLPDTVTWTTPTGHHYTARRPHRAGHGPTLVAYRDLHDRSPMESHLHDLVRAYRPERQ; via the coding sequence ATGATCGAACAGGGCGTGTCATCGGCGCGGCCGGAGGGTGATCCCCCACCCGACGGCGGCTTCGCCGACGCGGTCCTCGACGCACTGCTCGAGCGCGTGGGCGAGGTCGTCGCCCACGCGCTCGCTGTCGTCGCCGACGCCCACGAGTCGCACCTCGCGGCAGGCGCCGCCGAGGTCGAGGTCATCGCGGCGTGCGAGTCCGTGGTCCGGATCGCCCAGGGCATCCAGCACGATGCCGTGTCGGCGCTCGAGCACCGGCGTGCAAGCACCGAGGCCGAGCCGGGCCCGGTGAGCGACCGCAACCGTGCTCGCTCGCTTCGCGCCGAGGTCGGCATGGCCCGCGGTGTCGGCAACGGTGCCGGACAGCACGCCCTCGATGTCGCGGTCGCGCTCCGCGAGCATCCGATGACCCACGCTCTCCTCCGCGACGGAGCGATCAGCGCCGCCGTTGCCGCTGCTGTCTGCGCGGAGACGGCGTCCCTCGATCGCCGCCTGCGTCGACGCGTCGACGAGCTCCTCGCGGCGAGCCTCGTCGGCATGTCCGTGCGCGAAGCCTCAGCAGCCGCGCGGCGCCACGTGCTCGCCCTGGACGCGGAGGGCGGTGCCGCTAGGGCTCAGGCCGCTCGGGCGACCCGGCACGTCCGTCTGCGCCGACTTCCCGACGCGATGGCGGAGCTGACGGTCAGGGCGCCTGCTGAGCACGCGATCAGCGCGTGGCGCCGCCTCCACCGCGACGCCGTCAGCAGCCCTGGGTCCCGGCTCGACCGGACGACGCGTCAGATCGCCGCCGACCTCGCGGTCGAGGCGCTCATCGGCGTCTCAGTGGGTGATCCCGACGGCTCCTCGCCCGTGCTCCCGGCCGAGGTCGGGCTCCTGATGCGGCCCGAGACGCTGTTCGGCAGCGAGGACACACCTGGCGTGCTGGACGGCTACGGGCCGATCCCCGCTGCCCTGTGTCGTCGCCTCGCCGGCAGGGAGGCGAGCTGGGTGCGCCGTCTGTTCACCGACGACCACGGTGATCCGCGCGATGCCGACGACCGTCGACGCCGCTTTCCCGCGCGCCTCGCGCGCCTTATCAGGACGACGGACGGCCAGTGCCTCCGCCCGTACTGCGACTGCGACATCACCGACATCGATCACGTCCACCGACACAGCAGCGGCGGACCGACAGCCGTCGTCAACGGCCAAGGTGCCTGCAGCCACGACAACCTGGTGAAGGAGACGCGCGGGTGGGCGGTGCGCACCTCCGCGAGCGGCCGCGACGACGCTGGCGACGGCGATCGCGCCGCTGCCGGCGCTGGGCTGCCCGACACGGTGACCTGGACGACGCCTACCGGCCACCACTACACGGCGCGGCGCCCCCACCGCGCCGGCCACGGTCCGACGCTGGTCGCCTATCGCGACCTCCACGACCGCAGCCCGATGGAGAGCCACCTTCACGACCTCGTCCGCGCCTACCGCCCCGAGCGGCAGTGA